In Amphiprion ocellaris isolate individual 3 ecotype Okinawa chromosome 3, ASM2253959v1, whole genome shotgun sequence, one genomic interval encodes:
- the LOC111578294 gene encoding BTB/POZ domain-containing protein kctd15-like isoform X2, with translation MSSLSVSSQEGRSLSRMSVSRSPVSPVSPQGIPSPAQLTKANAPVHIDVGGTMYTSSLATLTKFPESRIGRLFSGSEPIVLDSLKQHYFIDRDGDIFRFILSFLRTCKLLLPEDFQDFPQLYEEARFYQLTPMVRELERWQAEREARRAAPCEVLVVRVSPDLGERIALSGEKVLIEEVFPETGDVMCNSVNAGWNQDPTHVIRFPLNGYCRLNSVQVLERLFQKGFLIKASCGGGVDSSQFSEYILSRDLQPSRSLSRTPIRIKQEPLD, from the exons ATGTCTTCTCTGTCGGTGTCCTCTCAG GAGGGGCGGAGCTTGTCCAGGATGTCTGTGAGCCgctcacctgtctcacctgtcagCCCTCAGGGAATCCCCTCACCTGCCCAGCTGACCAAGGCTAACGCCCCGGTGCACATCGACGTGGGAGGAACCATGTACACCAGCAGCCTGGCCACGCTCACCAAGTTCCCCGAGTCCAG GATCGGCCGACTGTTCAGCGGTTCTGAGCCCATCGTTCTGGACAGTCTGAAGCAGCACTACTTCATTGACAGAGACGGAGACATCTTCAGGTTCATCCTCAGCTTCCTGAGAACCTgcaagctgctgctgcctgaagACTTCCAG GACTTCCCCCAGCTGTATGAGGAGGCCCGGTTCTACCAGCTCACCCCGATGGTCCGGGAGCTGGAGCGCTGGCAGGCGGAGCGGGAGGCGAGGCGGGCGGCGCCCTGCGAGGTTCTGGTGGTCCGGGTGAGTCCGGACCTGGGGGAGAGGATCGCTCTGAGCGGGGAGAAGGTTCTGATCGAGGAGGTCTTCCCCGAGACCGGAGACGTCATGTGCAACTCTGTGAACGCCGGCTGGAACCAGGACCCGACCCACGTGATCCGGTTTCCCCTCAACGGGTACTGCAGGCTCAACTCAGTACAG GTCCTGGAGCGTCTCTTCCAGAAGGGGTTCCTCATCAAGGCGTCCTGCGGCGGCGGCGTTGACTCGTCTCAGTTCAGTGAATACATTCTGAGTAGAGACCTGCAGCCCAGCAGGTCCCTCAGCAGGACCCCGATCCGGATCAAACAGGAACCTCTGGACTGA
- the LOC111578294 gene encoding BTB/POZ domain-containing protein kctd15-like isoform X1, giving the protein MWPQAAPEARSSAAPRPGVGLHIVPRFCCGSEAGGSAALRGSRTSRGDRREPTAAWNLIWPRGIRGPRAPAQPPPLCRSASDALSPRRRSSRDPEISSGGPSSHTPLPCLLCRCPLSPQGIPSPAQLTKANAPVHIDVGGTMYTSSLATLTKFPESRIGRLFSGSEPIVLDSLKQHYFIDRDGDIFRFILSFLRTCKLLLPEDFQDFPQLYEEARFYQLTPMVRELERWQAEREARRAAPCEVLVVRVSPDLGERIALSGEKVLIEEVFPETGDVMCNSVNAGWNQDPTHVIRFPLNGYCRLNSVQVLERLFQKGFLIKASCGGGVDSSQFSEYILSRDLQPSRSLSRTPIRIKQEPLD; this is encoded by the exons ATGTGGCCGCAGGCGGCTCCTGAAGCCCGGAGCTCAGCGGCACCGAGGCCGGGGGTCGGACTCCACATCGTGCCGCGGTTCTGCTGCGGGTCGGAGGCTGGAGGATCCGCAGCTCTCCGCGGCTCACGGACGAGTCGGGGCGACAGAAGAGAACCAACCGCCGCCTGGAACCTAATCTGGCCCCGGGGGATCCGAGGGCCCCGGGCCCCCGCTCAGCCTCCGCCTCTCTGTCGATCCGCCTCAGACGCTCTTTCACCGCGGAGGAGAAGCAGCCGCGACCCGGAGATCAGCAGCGGGGGACCGAGCTCACATACGCCGCTTCCATGTCTTCTCTGTCGGTGTCCTCTCAG CCCTCAGGGAATCCCCTCACCTGCCCAGCTGACCAAGGCTAACGCCCCGGTGCACATCGACGTGGGAGGAACCATGTACACCAGCAGCCTGGCCACGCTCACCAAGTTCCCCGAGTCCAG GATCGGCCGACTGTTCAGCGGTTCTGAGCCCATCGTTCTGGACAGTCTGAAGCAGCACTACTTCATTGACAGAGACGGAGACATCTTCAGGTTCATCCTCAGCTTCCTGAGAACCTgcaagctgctgctgcctgaagACTTCCAG GACTTCCCCCAGCTGTATGAGGAGGCCCGGTTCTACCAGCTCACCCCGATGGTCCGGGAGCTGGAGCGCTGGCAGGCGGAGCGGGAGGCGAGGCGGGCGGCGCCCTGCGAGGTTCTGGTGGTCCGGGTGAGTCCGGACCTGGGGGAGAGGATCGCTCTGAGCGGGGAGAAGGTTCTGATCGAGGAGGTCTTCCCCGAGACCGGAGACGTCATGTGCAACTCTGTGAACGCCGGCTGGAACCAGGACCCGACCCACGTGATCCGGTTTCCCCTCAACGGGTACTGCAGGCTCAACTCAGTACAG GTCCTGGAGCGTCTCTTCCAGAAGGGGTTCCTCATCAAGGCGTCCTGCGGCGGCGGCGTTGACTCGTCTCAGTTCAGTGAATACATTCTGAGTAGAGACCTGCAGCCCAGCAGGTCCCTCAGCAGGACCCCGATCCGGATCAAACAGGAACCTCTGGACTGA